From the Lathyrus oleraceus cultivar Zhongwan6 chromosome 3, CAAS_Psat_ZW6_1.0, whole genome shotgun sequence genome, the window CCAGATTCTAATGGTGATTCAAACTCTGCTGGAGATCTATACTCTAGGAATATTCCAGTCTCTATCGGTGGTCATGCCTCTGAAGGTGGTACTTTTGGGGTTCTAGAATTTGATACTACTCCAGCGTCCGAAGAAGATTATGAACAAGTTCAGAGGCCACAAAGAATCGGACAAATATCCAAGAAGGTTTTCAGagtttgacatgctgcaagataCTGAAGTAGAACCTGAAGGAGAAGTCATTCAGTGTgtcatgttagtagactctgaaccagTGATTACAAAAGAAgctctcaagaagaaagtgtggctgaaggccatgaaagaagaacttaaggctatagaaagaaacaagacttggaagttgactgagcttccaaagaacaagaaaacCATCAacgtcagatgggttttcaaggtGAAACTAAATccagatggatcaattggaaaacataaagcaagattagtagcaaGAGGTTTCTTACAGAAACCTGGGTTATATTATATTGAATTGTTTTCTCCTGTAGCGAGACATGAGACAATCATACTAATGATTGCGATAGTTGCTAACgggaattggcctctgatgcatctggatgtgaaatatgcattttTAACAGTCCATTGCAAGCAGAGGTatatgtgtcacaacctcctggattcAAGAAAAAGAACCAGGAATGAATGATGTACATGTTACCTAAAGCGTtatatggactgaaacaagctcctaTAGCTTAGAATctgaagattgattcatttttcaagatcCAAGGATTCAGAAAGCGTGAGATGAGGTATGTTGTTTATGTTCAACATACTTCTGAAGAGAATATGATTACGGTGTGTCTCTctgttgatgacatattgctaacaggGAGTTATGAACATGAGGCAACTACGTTTAAGAAGGTGCTAACGAATGAGTTTGAGATAACTGATATAGAAAAGATGACATGTTTCTTAGGGATGAAGTTTATGTACTCTGAGAAGGATATCATTTTGCATCAGCTGAAATctgaacttgagcttctgaagagattCAAGCTGTTGAATTGCAAGATTGTTGTCACACCCGCATAACCAAATCACAAATTGGATTCTAATTCTGaaggtgatgatgtagatgccACAACTTTCAAGCAGTTAGTTGGATCTttgaggtatttgtgtaataccatACCTGATATTTGTTATGTAGTTAGAGTGGTTAGTAGGTTTATGAGAAAATCAAAATATTCTCATTACCAAGACGttgtcaggattctgaggtatattaaggggactctgaagtatggagttttaTTCCCTTCTGGTGAAAAGGCTAATTCAGAGCTGATGTGTTATTCAGACTCTGATTGGcgtggagacagagttgacagaagaagtacttctggatatttttttaattatctaggaggtcctatttcttggtgttccaagaagcaaccagttGTTGCTCTGTCAAACtgtgaagctgaatatattgcaggtgtTATGGCTGGATGTCAAGCTGTTTGGCTTCTGAATTTACTATAGGATATGAAGATCAAGGTATACAagcctctgaagctgatgattgataacaagtctgcaatcaatcttgccaagaaCCCAACGATTCATGAGAGAAGGGagcatattgagactaagtatcaTTTTCTAAGAAGTCAGGTTCAAAAGGAGTGTTAAAAGTTATGCACTATAGTACTCAAAAGCAGCTtcagatgttctgacgaaagcaATTAAGACTGGTCAGTTTCTCCACTTGAGGGATACAATTGATGCTATTAGTTTTGATTTGTTAAATTTTGAATTAAGGGATTGTGTTGAAGGGAAATTCAATATTTTTAGTATTTTGCCTACATGGCATTACTGTTTGAGTATATAAGTAGTAGTGTGCTTAGCCATTAACCACGTAACAGTTTGTAGACAGTTGTGCAGTGTGTGTACAACCATTTTAATAGAATAATATATGTTTGTTATTCTTTCTTCTTTATCTTCTTGTGCATCAACAATTCACTCTTATTAATAAGATAAACAAAGTTTCACTAGTCCTACaccaataaaataaaatgatgTATTACGAGTACAAAGATCAATATTTTAATAATTATCAATAAATTTAGAGAAATAACAATGATGTATTTTTAGGAACACAAACATGAATCTTTTAATAGTTATCAATAAATTTAGAGACATGTCTTATTTTTACATGATGGTGTGTGATGTGTGTTGTTTGTGGGTGTTCAATCACATGAGAATCTATGTTGAAGTGCAATTAAAAAGTTAAAGTTTTACAACAAGAAAAAAAAATCGATTTGACAATGAGTGATGTTTGTCAAGCCCACACAACTTTCCTAGCTGGAACTTTTGTCAAGTCCAAACAACTTTCCTATAGCTGGATTGTTGGCATGCACGATGGGAGCTGAAGGGGCATATCTGAATGTGTATGAACATGCATATGAATAATGGACTACCTTGTCTTGCAACTTGccacacacaaaatttcagccCTTAATTACAACGGTTTCTCACATTGTATTTTACAAAATATAAATAACAAACATGTTTACATTAATTGTCTTataatatttttatataaaattatataatagtatataaatcattttaaaaaaacaaaacaaacgAATTCATGAGATAAGACTTAAAGTGTAAATTTATTAACTTGATATTCCTTAAAATCTAATCTGAATTTTAAATTGCTAGTTTATTTATTGGTAAAATTATATTTAACCATCCACCTATAAAAGGTTTGGGTCCTCTACAATTATTTGATAGTTGGTCTCTTTCCCTATGCTTATTTTGTTTAGCTACATTTTTGGTAAAGGCGAAACCCTATTTATGCAAGTTGACATTGTTTTTCCAATAAAAAAGTTTGATTAGACATATACTCAATTTAATGTTAAAACTAAACTATTAATTTTGATTATGTTAAAAAAAATTGCACATTTCTTTCTTTTTAGAATTAATCCTTAAATTAATTTAATATTCagttttaatttttaattaaaaaaatgttATAAATTAATTCATTGATTTCATTTCTGTTATCTTATTTgactttaattttttttattgaaaaaCATAAGATGACGTGACATGACAACAAGGTCATTGATACAACCCAAAGTTAACGTATGTAGTTAAAAATTGATACACTATGGAAGTTTTGTTTTCAACCTCCGAAAATAAAATCCTTGCAATTTAAACAGTGTGTCAATTTATAAATACATATGCTGATTTAATTTGTACCAATGATATTGATGTTATGCCACATCACCAGAACTTAACTTTTTTTTTTTACAGAAATTGATGGAAGAGACCAAATAAAATAATGAAAATGAAGTTAAATGACTAATGTGTAACGTTTTTTAAGTTAAAGAACTAAAATGAAATATTAAATTAGATTAAGGGATTATTTAGAGCAATAatttaacaaaatttaaatttataaatttaattaatttataacTAATCATTTTGCAAATTTACTAACTTAATTAATGTTTTGATCAAGATCTAAGATTTTTTTTAATAACTatgttttaataaaaaaatattaaactaatcatatttcaaacaaaaaaaattcGCTGTCAAAAGGAGTAGGCAGACTCAATGGTACATGCATACATATGTTGTACACATCCGCCAACATACATGACACATGCTTATAGGACTTGCCACTGCATGTGGCACATGCACGCATCCTATAAGAGCATGCGCCACATGTAGTGACTATTATGTAGGTTAGGATTTTCTATATATAATGTATCTCATCCCCATCATTTTCAAGCCATCTTCTAAGTCTCTCCATTTTTTTCTTGAAAATGTTGTCTTATATGTCGTCTTATACCTAAAAGAAATATCAATTTGATTTATTCGGTAGTAAAGTTTCAGACTCTGAAATACGAAGACGTTTGAGCATCTCCAGAGGAGTTTGATCCGTTGGTTAAATGAAAAGATTACAAACGATGAAAAGATCAGAAAAATTCAAAGACTTGTTACAGTGTACAACGACAATGGAGAAAGTCGTTTCTGAGGCTCGGTTAAAATTGGCAGGGAGTGCtgtatatatatattataaaaacaaaaagaattataaaaaatatagaaaataaatatttaataaactgatatttttcataaaaatatttcataatcttatagactttgttttaataatATATCATAAATActtaaattaataatatattataatattttcagttttaataattatataaataataaaaatatttttgagtTACATAATAactaaaaaaatatttaataacaaATTAATAAACATATATAAAAAACTAATATAAAAACAACCTATATTTAAACAGCCGAACTCATATATAGTTTtatatgaaaataaaaattaacaTATCTTTGAGtgaagaaaaatgcaattttaAAGTTTTGATTCCGATGAACTTCTTAATAAAGCTTGAGTCTtgataaaaaaaagaaaaaaattaaataaacGAAAGTTAACAAGGAAGCTAAATAgtataaaaaattataaaaaaacaTCCATTAGAGTTGCAAAAATGGTGAGAAAGTGGAGAAAATAATTGAAATGGTGGGGAGTGGAAAAAGAAAGAGGGAGAGAGGAGAAAATGAGATTCTGAAATGTGTGGGGATGATGCAAGTTGTCTAATAAATATAGATTTCAACGTTAAAAAAATCACGTCACAAATGAAGTAACAGTTGGTTTTACATGGTGTCATAGCGACTTGCAATCCATGTCACTACCAAAATGAATAACAACATGATATTCTTTTCATTATGTGACATTGTGTTAGAACGGTAAAGTCACAACAACGTGATTTTCATATCACTACTTAAAAGCGTGCTAGAGTGTTTGTACCAGAGCCAATTCCATCGGTAATATTTTTcactcaatttttttttgaaattttattaGCGACGTGAAATAGAAGTCacaatatatttttttaaacttTTAAAATTTCCCTAACGTGAAAAGTcgcatttcattttttaattattttaaattttaagCAACGACAGGATTTGATATCAATAAAATTTTTTCACAAATATTAAATTACCCCAACTGAATTTCAACTTTGTATTATTTTAAAAGTTTTGCGACATGTTATTCACGTGACAACGTCTCCGTTTTTAGTGACGTGATTTTCATGTGGCTTTAGCTCAGTTTTCTTGTAGTGTCATTGGTAAAAAATTAACAAACTATTTTATTAAATTGTTCATACAACTAACAAATCATTATCAACAtaatatctattttatttttaatcaacAATTGTATTTATTTAAGAGacaaaattttattttcaaatgtcaattttttcttctttctccTTCACACAAGTCTTTTTTCATGATTATTCAATAGAATTGAgtttaaataattattatttattttacaATTAATTAACTCATTTAAAATTTCCATGTGTATCTAAATATAATTTATATCGTATCAAATTGGATAATATTCAATAACGACGTAGATAACTAATTTTTCATCTCAGGGATCATTATCAAAAtaatatctattttattttaatcaataattatttttatttgagaaataaatatttatttttaaatgttaaagttttttatttattttattttctccaTCTCATGAatccttttttttcttttgtatTGTTATTTAATGTAATTGAATTTATATGATCATTATTCATACAATTAAATAATCCATGTCAAATttacttttatatatatatatatatatatatatatatatatatatatatatatatatatatatatatatatatatatatatatatatatatatatatatatatataccatTCATGTCTTTAGCAACATAAAACAAAGTGTTATACTAGAAGAAAAAAACTATGAATAAAGTATGGGCACAATTGGGCTCTATACTAGCCACCATGATGTTTGTGTATGCCATAATCGAACGTTTTCTACCACCTGCATTTCGAGATAGTCTTCAAATCTCCACACAAAAAGTACTAAACCTTTTACACCCTTACATCCAAATCACATTCCATGAATTTTCAGGCGAAAGACTCAAAAAAAGTGAAGCATACACTTTCATTCAAACCTACCTTAGTGAAAACTCTTCACAGCTAGCCAAAAGACTCAAAGCAGAAGTCATGAAAGATAGTCAAAATCCATTGGTTCTTAGCATAGATGACGATGAAGAAGTCACAGATGAGTTTCAAGGTGTTAAACTCTGGTGGGCCGCGATCAAAATCGAAACTTCATCGCATGGTTTTTCGTCCTTCTCGAATTATAAACGATACTACAAACTCACTTTCCATAAAAAGCATAGAGAGTTAGTAACGGTTTCGTACATCAAACATGTTTTGAAACAAGGGAAAGAGATTGCAATGAGAAATAGGCAGAGAAAGCTTTACACAAACAACCCTAGTAGCGGTTGGTATGGCTACAAGCAATCGAAATGGAGTCACATTGTTTTCGAACACCCTGCAACATTTGAAACTCTTGCTATggagaagaagaaaaaagaagaagTTATTAAAGATCTTTTGAAGTTTCGAAATGGTAAGGACTATTATGCGAAAATCGGTAAGGCTTGGAAACGCGGTTATTTGCTCTATGGTCCTCCAGGAACAGGTAAATCTACTATGATAGCCGCTATGGCGAATTTCATGAACTATGATGTTTATGATCTTGAATTAACCGCGGTTAAGGATAATATCGAGTTAAGAAAGTTGCTAATCGAGACTTCTAGTAAAGCGATTATAGTTGTCGAAGATATCGATTGTTCACTAGATTTTACTAGCCAAAGGAAGATTAATAAGGAGAAAAATGTGGAAGAAGAAGTAATGGAACAAAGAGATTATTATCATAGTAAAAAAGATGTTGAAGAAGAGAATAGTAGTACTAGTAGTAGAAATAGTAAAGTGACTTTATCGGGTTTGTTGAATTTTATCGACGGAATTTGGTCGGCGTGTGGAGGTGAAAGGATTATAATTTTTACGACCAATTTTGTGGAGAAACTTGATCCGGCGCTTATTAGGAGAGGAAGAATGGACAAACACGTTGAGTTGTCTTATTGTTGTTTTGAGGCTTTTAAGGTTCTTGTCAAGAATTATTTGGACATTGAGTCGCATGTTTTGTTTGACGAGATTGGCGATTTGTTGGAAGTGGTTAACATGACACCTGCTGATGTTGCTGAGAATTTGATGCCGAAGTCTGTGAATGAAGATGTTGAGACTAGTTTGAGGAATTTGATTGAAGCACTTGAGAAGAAGAAGGTCGAAGGATGTGAAGATGGAGAGAAGGGAGAGAGTGTTGGAATTGTGGAAGATGTTAAGGGAATTGGTTTTGTTGTGAGTGGAAGTTTGTGATGGTGATTGTTACATTGTTTGTTGTTGAATCTTCTATTCAGTTACATTATTGAAAGTGAAAATGCGTACTTTGTTTCTTTTAGGATAAACTAATAACTATTTTTGTGTAGTATTGACACTTTAAATTTGTAATATAAATGGAGGAAGGGTGGGGGTATATGCAGCTAAAGGGGGCGTAGATAGCACTGCGTTTTTTTTCTTCTAAATACCTAGTAGAAATCTTGTTCCTAGCCTTGTAAGACCAACCTTTATTATGGACATTTTATTCAACTTTTATCATATATATTCCATGCTGGTATTGTATTTTTGCTTGTGAATTTTTTTTAGTGATTTTCTTGTCTAAAAAAATTGTCGTGAATAGTGATACAATTGGTATggaataaagaaataaaaaaaaaatcttttaaaTATAGAACTATACAGTAGATTTTTTAGGGTTTGCACTTTCTTTAATGCTAAAATGATCATTTTTCCTATCAaattttccaatttattttaaACAT encodes:
- the LOC127128502 gene encoding AAA-ATPase ASD, mitochondrial-like, with protein sequence MNKVWAQLGSILATMMFVYAIIERFLPPAFRDSLQISTQKVLNLLHPYIQITFHEFSGERLKKSEAYTFIQTYLSENSSQLAKRLKAEVMKDSQNPLVLSIDDDEEVTDEFQGVKLWWAAIKIETSSHGFSSFSNYKRYYKLTFHKKHRELVTVSYIKHVLKQGKEIAMRNRQRKLYTNNPSSGWYGYKQSKWSHIVFEHPATFETLAMEKKKKEEVIKDLLKFRNGKDYYAKIGKAWKRGYLLYGPPGTGKSTMIAAMANFMNYDVYDLELTAVKDNIELRKLLIETSSKAIIVVEDIDCSLDFTSQRKINKEKNVEEEVMEQRDYYHSKKDVEEENSSTSSRNSKVTLSGLLNFIDGIWSACGGERIIIFTTNFVEKLDPALIRRGRMDKHVELSYCCFEAFKVLVKNYLDIESHVLFDEIGDLLEVVNMTPADVAENLMPKSVNEDVETSLRNLIEALEKKKVEGCEDGEKGESVGIVEDVKGIGFVVSGSL